The following are from one region of the Symbiobacterium terraclitae genome:
- a CDS encoding IS1182 family transposase has protein sequence MLRGRGDVQSKYEMVLLEDLVPQDHLLRKIQAILDTDFIRERTARFYSKVGRPAVDPVVLVKMELIAYLYGIRSDRRLAEEIRLNIAYRWFLGLGLTDPVPHFTTPGKNYSRRWKDSGLFEELFDHVVKQAIDAGYIDGRMIFTDSSHLKANANKRRIAKEGAQGVTLEDVARARERHVAARRAEQEACASGDSTEDDLLAAVNADREAHGLKPLPVLEEEPEPELSVEQITASLTDPEAAMLRREGKPDGFHYLQHRTVDGLHGFTLDVFVTSAAMTDAQVYPTCLKRVDRFKLEVQQAGVDAGYNTLQNLRLLSKRQIEAAVAYRRHPTPKGLMGKWRFKYDSAVDAYRCPAKRWLTYVTTTRDGYRVYRSDPSVCSTCPLLGQCTRSSTKQKVIHRHVHEHLREEAREFLKTELGQYLTQRRRETVERSFADAKELHGLRYARYRGRRRVQHQCLVSALAQNLKKLALLESRRLSCASCV, from the coding sequence GTGCCGCAAGACCACCTGCTCCGCAAGATCCAAGCCATTTTGGACACCGACTTCATCCGGGAGCGCACCGCAAGGTTCTACAGCAAGGTGGGGCGGCCGGCCGTTGATCCCGTGGTGTTGGTGAAGATGGAGCTGATCGCCTATCTCTACGGGATTCGATCCGACCGTCGCCTGGCCGAGGAAATCCGGCTGAACATCGCCTACCGCTGGTTCCTCGGGTTGGGCCTCACCGATCCGGTGCCGCATTTCACGACGCCAGGCAAGAACTACAGCCGCCGGTGGAAGGACTCCGGCTTGTTCGAAGAACTGTTCGACCATGTGGTCAAGCAAGCGATTGATGCAGGGTACATCGATGGACGCATGATCTTTACCGACTCCAGTCACCTGAAGGCGAACGCAAACAAGCGACGGATCGCCAAGGAAGGTGCGCAAGGGGTTACCCTGGAGGATGTCGCCAGGGCCCGGGAACGGCACGTGGCGGCTCGTCGGGCCGAGCAAGAAGCGTGTGCGTCTGGCGATTCAACGGAGGATGACTTACTGGCTGCAGTAAACGCTGACCGTGAAGCTCACGGCCTGAAGCCGCTGCCGGTGTTGGAGGAAGAACCGGAACCCGAGCTGTCGGTGGAGCAGATCACGGCCAGCCTGACGGATCCGGAAGCGGCCATGCTTCGCCGTGAAGGGAAACCTGACGGGTTTCACTACCTGCAGCACCGGACCGTCGATGGTCTCCACGGGTTCACTCTGGACGTCTTCGTCACATCGGCGGCCATGACCGACGCACAGGTTTACCCCACCTGCCTCAAGCGTGTTGACCGGTTCAAGCTGGAGGTACAGCAAGCCGGAGTCGATGCCGGTTACAACACCTTGCAGAACCTGCGCCTTTTGTCCAAGCGCCAGATTGAAGCTGCGGTAGCCTATCGCCGTCACCCCACACCGAAGGGCCTGATGGGCAAGTGGCGCTTCAAGTATGACAGTGCGGTGGACGCTTACCGCTGCCCGGCCAAGCGGTGGCTGACGTACGTGACTACCACTCGTGACGGCTACCGCGTGTACCGGTCCGACCCTTCGGTCTGTTCGACGTGTCCACTGCTCGGCCAGTGTACCCGTTCATCCACGAAGCAGAAAGTGATACACCGCCACGTACACGAACACCTGCGGGAGGAAGCCCGGGAGTTTCTCAAGACCGAGCTGGGACAGTACCTCACGCAGCGTCGCCGGGAAACCGTTGAGCGCAGCTTTGCAGACGCCAAGGAACTGCACGGCCTGCGCTACGCCCGATACCGAGGCCGCAGGCGTGTGCAGCACCAGTGCCTTGTGTCTGCCCTGGCGCAGAATCTGAAGAAGCTGGCGCTCCTAGAGAGCCGGCGGCTTTCGTGTGCCTCCTGCGTCTAG